One stretch of Calonectris borealis chromosome 5, bCalBor7.hap1.2, whole genome shotgun sequence DNA includes these proteins:
- the GPR137C gene encoding integral membrane protein GPR137C → MSATTAAAAALAEGAALAEGAAVPYAVELGLTVLHTALYAALFLFAYLQLWLLLYYRERRLSYHTLCLFLCLLWAALRTTLFSFYLQNSLQALRLQQPFAHWLLYCLPGCLLFSSLCLLNLYFAEVIFKVKCAAEFNKYKVLLYLGSIFTSLFFLVVNLTCAMLIHGEVPENQLRWTVLARALVNDSLFILCAISLACCMCKLGKMSSANVYLESKGTSVCQAILVGSVVALLYSSRACYNLVAVAISPDNVPGPFNYGWDNLSDKVHVEVSSEEYVVFGVVLFLWELVPTTFVVLFFRAQRLSQNLTPAGMVNSHSYSSRAYFFDNPRRYDSDDDLSRLGAREGGLATPQCSGCYGSLAGNDSYAVGPHLGGTATDSAPLLFAAGGSEMNNHHSSYPAPQN, encoded by the exons ATGAGCGCGACgacggcagcggcggcggccctCGCTGAGGGGGCGGCCCTGGCTGAGGGGGCCGCCGTGCCCTACGCTGTGGAGCTGGGGCTGACCGTGCTCCACACGGCGCTCTACGCCGCCCTCTTCCTCTTCGCCTacctgcagctctggctgctccTCTACTACCGGGAGCGGCGGTTGAGCTACCACAcgctctgcctcttcctctgcctgctctgggCAGCCCTCAGGACCACCCTCTTCTCCTTCTACCTGCAGAACTCCCTGCAGGCCCTCCGCCTCCAGCAGCCCTTCGCCCACTGGCTCCTCTACTGcctgcccggctgcctgctcttctccagcctCTGCCTCCTCAACCTCTATTTCGCTGAG GTCATATTCAAAGTGAAATGTGCAGCTGAATTCAACAAGTACAA GGTCCTGTTGTATCTGGGGTCCATATTTACCAGCCTCTTCTTCTTAGTTGTGAACTTAACTTGTGCAATGTTAATCCATGGTGAAGTCCCGGAGAACCAGCTGAGGTGGACAGTCCTTGCCCGCGCCCTAGTCAACGACAGCCTCTTCATCCTCTGTGCTATCTCGCTGGCTTGCTGCATGTGCAAACTGGGAAAGATGTCTTCAGCAAATGTCTACCTCGAGTCTAAG GGAACATCTGTCTGCCAGGCTATTCTTGTGGGATCTGTAGTCGCTCTTCTGTATTCCTCAAGGGCTTGCTATAACCTGGTAGCTGTGGCCATATCTCCAGACAATGTTCCTGGTCCTTTTAACTATGGCTGGGACAACCTTTCAGACAAG GTGCATGTGGAAGTGAGCAGTGAAGAATATGTGGTGTTTGGAGTGGTCCTCTTCCTCTGGGAGCTGGTGCCAACGACTTTCGTGGTGCTGTTCTTCCGGGCTCAGAGACTGAGTCAGAACTTG ACTCCAGCGGGGATGGTCAATAGTCACAGTTACAGCTCCAGAGCCTACTTCTTTGACAATCCGAGGCGCTACGACAGCGATGATGACTTGTCACGGCTTGGGGCCAGAGAAGGAGG CTTGGCCACCCCTCAGTGCTCTGGCTGCTATGGGTCCCTGGCTGGGAATGACAGCTACGCGGTGGGTCCCCATCTCGGCGGAACCGCTACAGACAGTGCCCCCTTGCTCTTTGCCGCGGGCGGCTCGGAGATGAATAATCACCATAGCTCATACCCTGCACCACAGAACTGA
- the ERO1A gene encoding ERO1-like protein alpha isoform X2, protein MAAGSGLLLQALGLAVVLLPVVPRGPPGAAERRCFCQVTGHLDDCTCDVETIDAFNNYKLFPRLNELLESDYFRYYKVNLKKPCPFWNDNSHCGIRDCAVKPCPSYSEEANNLAEECEEAKRLGAVDGSLSKETQQAVLQWTRHDDSSDSFCEADDIYSPDTEYVDLLLNPERYTGYKGPDAWKIWNSIYEENCFKPQNVKRPLASGRGHTFYKWLKDVCVEKRAFYRLISGLHASINIHLSARYLLQDTWSEKKWGPNVTEFQQRFDEVITRGEGPRRLKNLYFLYLIELRALSKVLPFFERPGFQLYTGNKSQDVEMKNLLLEILRLAKSFPLHFDENSFFAGNKKEAAKLKEEFRLHFKNISKIMDCVGCFKCRLWGKLQTQGLGTVLKILFSENLIEKIPESGPSYGFQLTRQEIVALFNAFGRISTSVRELENFRNILRNMR, encoded by the exons GTTACTGGTCATTTAGATGACTGCACCTGTGATGTAGAAACCATTGATGCCTTCAACAACTACAAGCTTTTTCCTAGACTGAATGAACTTCTAGAAAGTGACTATTTTAGATACTACAAG GTAAACCTAAAGAAACCTTGTCCTTTTTGGAATGACAACAGTCACTGTGGAATAAGAGACTGTGCCGTAAAGCCCTGCCCATCT TATTCGGAAGAAGCCAATAACCTTGCTGAAGAATGTGAAGAAGCCAAGAGACTTGGAGCTGTTGATGGCTCTTTGAG CAAGGAGACCCAGCAGGCAGTGCTCCAGTGGACACGGCACGATGACTCTTCAGACAGCTTCTGCGAAGCTGATG ACATCTATTCTCCTGACACGGAGTACGTGGATTTACTCCTGAATCCTGAACGCTATACTGGCTACAAAGGACCGGATGCCTGGAAAATTTGGAACAGTATTTACGAAGAAAACTGCTTCAA gCCTCAGAATGTAAAAAGACCTTTGGCATCTGGTAGAG gGCATACGTTTTACAAGTGGCTGAAAG atgtCTGTGTAGAGAAACGAGCTTTCTACAGACTCATTTCTGGTCTCCATGCAAGCATCAACATCCATTTGAGCGCCAGGTACCTTTTACAAG ATACGTGGTCAGAGAAGAAATGGGGCCCCAATGTTACAGAGTTCCAGCAGCGATTTGATGAAGTCATCACCAGAGGGGAAGGTCCCAGAAGGCTCAAGAACCTGTATTTTCTCTACCTGATAGAGCTGCGGGCCCTATCCAAAGTGCTGCCGTTCTTTGAGCGCCCAGGTTTCCAGCTGTACACGGGGAATAAAAGTCAAGATGTGGAAATGAAAAACCTGTTGCTGGAAATTCTCCGTCTGGCCAA gTCTTTCCCACTGCATTTCGATGAAAACTCATTCTTTGCagggaataaaaaggaagctGCTAAACTAAAG GAGGAATTCAGGCTACACTTTAAGAATATTTCTAAGATAATGGACTGTGTTGGCTGCTTCAAATGTCGCCTGTGGGGGAAGTTGCAG ACGCAgggcttggggacagtgctgaaGATCCTCTTTTCTGAAAACCTGATAGAAAAGATACCTGAAAGTGGCCCTTCCTATGGATTCCAGCTGACAAGACAAGAAATCGTTGCCTTATTTAATGCTTTTGGAAG GATTTCAACAAGCGTTAGAGAACTGGAAAACTTCAGGAACATCTTACGAAATATGCGGTGA
- the ERO1A gene encoding ERO1-like protein alpha isoform X1 gives MAAGSGLLLQALGLAVVLLPVVPRGPPGAAERRCFCQVTGHLDDCTCDVETIDAFNNYKLFPRLNELLESDYFRYYKVNLKKPCPFWNDNSHCGIRDCAVKPCPSDEVPDGIRSGSYKYSEEANNLAEECEEAKRLGAVDGSLSKETQQAVLQWTRHDDSSDSFCEADDIYSPDTEYVDLLLNPERYTGYKGPDAWKIWNSIYEENCFKPQNVKRPLASGRGDDGGHTFYKWLKDVCVEKRAFYRLISGLHASINIHLSARYLLQDTWSEKKWGPNVTEFQQRFDEVITRGEGPRRLKNLYFLYLIELRALSKVLPFFERPGFQLYTGNKSQDVEMKNLLLEILRLAKSFPLHFDENSFFAGNKKEAAKLKEEFRLHFKNISKIMDCVGCFKCRLWGKLQTQGLGTVLKILFSENLIEKIPESGPSYGFQLTRQEIVALFNAFGRISTSVRELENFRNILRNMR, from the exons GTTACTGGTCATTTAGATGACTGCACCTGTGATGTAGAAACCATTGATGCCTTCAACAACTACAAGCTTTTTCCTAGACTGAATGAACTTCTAGAAAGTGACTATTTTAGATACTACAAG GTAAACCTAAAGAAACCTTGTCCTTTTTGGAATGACAACAGTCACTGTGGAATAAGAGACTGTGCCGTAAAGCCCTGCCCATCT GATGAAGTCCCCGATGGAATCAGATCTGGAAGTTACAAG TATTCGGAAGAAGCCAATAACCTTGCTGAAGAATGTGAAGAAGCCAAGAGACTTGGAGCTGTTGATGGCTCTTTGAG CAAGGAGACCCAGCAGGCAGTGCTCCAGTGGACACGGCACGATGACTCTTCAGACAGCTTCTGCGAAGCTGATG ACATCTATTCTCCTGACACGGAGTACGTGGATTTACTCCTGAATCCTGAACGCTATACTGGCTACAAAGGACCGGATGCCTGGAAAATTTGGAACAGTATTTACGAAGAAAACTGCTTCAA gCCTCAGAATGTAAAAAGACCTTTGGCATCTGGTAGAG GAGATGATGGAG gGCATACGTTTTACAAGTGGCTGAAAG atgtCTGTGTAGAGAAACGAGCTTTCTACAGACTCATTTCTGGTCTCCATGCAAGCATCAACATCCATTTGAGCGCCAGGTACCTTTTACAAG ATACGTGGTCAGAGAAGAAATGGGGCCCCAATGTTACAGAGTTCCAGCAGCGATTTGATGAAGTCATCACCAGAGGGGAAGGTCCCAGAAGGCTCAAGAACCTGTATTTTCTCTACCTGATAGAGCTGCGGGCCCTATCCAAAGTGCTGCCGTTCTTTGAGCGCCCAGGTTTCCAGCTGTACACGGGGAATAAAAGTCAAGATGTGGAAATGAAAAACCTGTTGCTGGAAATTCTCCGTCTGGCCAA gTCTTTCCCACTGCATTTCGATGAAAACTCATTCTTTGCagggaataaaaaggaagctGCTAAACTAAAG GAGGAATTCAGGCTACACTTTAAGAATATTTCTAAGATAATGGACTGTGTTGGCTGCTTCAAATGTCGCCTGTGGGGGAAGTTGCAG ACGCAgggcttggggacagtgctgaaGATCCTCTTTTCTGAAAACCTGATAGAAAAGATACCTGAAAGTGGCCCTTCCTATGGATTCCAGCTGACAAGACAAGAAATCGTTGCCTTATTTAATGCTTTTGGAAG GATTTCAACAAGCGTTAGAGAACTGGAAAACTTCAGGAACATCTTACGAAATATGCGGTGA